In a single window of the Luteolibacter yonseiensis genome:
- the rpsM gene encoding 30S ribosomal protein S13 yields MARILGIEIPNEKRIEASLPYMFGIGRPTAAKILEHAGIDPNIRTGQLSEDQLVRIAQVIQAENIIVEGDLRRERQAQLKRLTSINCYRGIRHKRGLPVRGQRTRTNARTRKGKKKTVGVKK; encoded by the coding sequence ATGGCACGTATCCTAGGCATTGAAATCCCCAATGAGAAGCGCATCGAAGCTTCTCTGCCCTACATGTTTGGCATCGGTCGCCCGACGGCGGCGAAGATCCTCGAACACGCAGGGATCGACCCAAACATCCGCACCGGCCAACTCAGCGAGGACCAACTCGTTCGTATCGCCCAGGTGATCCAGGCAGAAAACATCATTGTCGAGGGTGACCTCCGCCGTGAGCGTCAAGCACAACTCAAGCGTCTCACCTCCATCAACTGCTACCGTGGCATCCGTCACAAGCGCGGTTTGCCGGTCCGTGGCCAACGCACCCGCACCAACGCCCGCACCCGCAAGGGCAAGAAGAAGACCGTGGGCGTCAAGAAGTAA
- the rpsK gene encoding 30S ribosomal protein S11 yields the protein MSEETTPNSVAEAAVEPVAAPAPATTPAPAPEAAAFEAPKKEVKRDIFAEIGGGEEEIKIHKAKGSKNVTRGIVHVTATFNNTLVSVTDASGNAIGWSSAGKMGFKGSRKSTAYAAQVVSQDACRQAMGHGLKEVDVRVKGPGSGRESAVRAVQGLGLEILSIRDVTPIPHNGCRPKKARRV from the coding sequence ATGTCTGAAGAAACCACACCAAATTCCGTCGCGGAAGCGGCGGTTGAGCCCGTAGCAGCTCCAGCACCCGCCACCACTCCCGCTCCAGCTCCTGAAGCGGCCGCTTTTGAAGCGCCGAAGAAAGAAGTGAAGCGCGACATCTTCGCCGAAATCGGCGGCGGTGAAGAGGAAATCAAGATTCACAAGGCCAAAGGCTCCAAGAATGTCACCCGCGGAATCGTCCACGTGACCGCGACTTTCAACAACACCCTCGTCAGCGTCACGGATGCGAGTGGCAACGCCATCGGTTGGTCCAGCGCCGGCAAGATGGGTTTCAAGGGTTCACGGAAGAGCACCGCTTACGCCGCCCAGGTGGTTTCGCAAGATGCCTGCCGCCAAGCCATGGGACACGGTCTCAAGGAAGTCGATGTCCGCGTCAAGGGTCCCGGTTCCGGCCGTGAGTCCGCCGTGCGTGCCGTGCAAGGTCTCGGTCTTGAAATCCTCTCGATCCGCGACGTGACACCGATTCCTCACAACGGTTGCCGCCCTAAGAAAGCCCGCCGCGTTTAA
- the rpsD gene encoding 30S ribosomal protein S4: MARYTGPRAKISRRFGVSLFGPSKAFERRNFPPGQHGVRAGRKKKSEYSVALGEKQKLRFQYGVLEKQFRGYYEEAARRRGVTGVILLQLLELRLDNVVYRAGFGNTRQAARQIVNHGHILVNGRTVDIASFQVKPGDVIKVGGKPSSQQLVIRMTDLTQASPGVDWLDTNKDKLEATVSRVPDRADIDPLVNEQLIVELYSR, translated from the coding sequence ATGGCTCGTTATACAGGACCACGCGCAAAGATCAGCCGCCGTTTCGGTGTCTCCCTCTTTGGCCCTTCCAAAGCATTTGAACGCCGCAACTTCCCACCCGGCCAGCACGGTGTCCGTGCCGGTCGTAAGAAGAAAAGCGAATACTCCGTCGCTCTCGGCGAAAAGCAGAAGCTTCGTTTCCAATACGGTGTGCTCGAAAAGCAATTCCGTGGCTACTACGAAGAAGCAGCCCGCCGCCGCGGCGTCACCGGTGTCATCCTTCTCCAGCTTCTCGAGCTGCGCCTCGACAACGTGGTCTACCGCGCTGGTTTCGGCAACACCCGCCAGGCGGCACGCCAGATCGTCAACCACGGCCACATCCTCGTGAACGGCCGCACCGTTGACATCGCCAGCTTCCAGGTGAAGCCCGGCGACGTGATCAAGGTCGGAGGCAAGCCTTCCTCGCAACAACTCGTGATCCGCATGACCGACCTCACCCAGGCATCGCCCGGCGTCGATTGGTTGGACACGAACAAGGACAAGCTGGAAGCCACCGTTTCCCGCGTCCCGGACCGCGCCGACATCGACCCGCTCGTCAACGAGCAGCTCATCGTCGAACTTTACTCCCGCTAA
- a CDS encoding phosphate ABC transporter substrate-binding protein codes for MFRQIPRILLLDQSRKTVLMLAKLMLIFPLMTFALSAAEPAQDLIRFKGADTLGAKLVPELGGVYKTKHGGAKFEVAGEGSDTAFKALLDGTADIGMSSREIKQEEAELFEERKIQLHKHLAAYDCLVILVHANNPVNNLTAKQIEGLFTGDITNWRDVGGMDAPVLLRTRNTASGSYKEFSRIAMNGRPYAKGSIKLQGSETPVQGLVRDVNAITYAGLSYAKAQGIKTISINGIAPPLDRANDYPYIRPCYYFIRSDASPATKAFMEWATQSAEAKAIVRKIGFLAAKS; via the coding sequence ATGTTTCGACAGATCCCACGAATTTTACTGTTAGATCAATCACGAAAGACGGTCCTTATGCTCGCCAAATTGATGCTCATCTTTCCGCTGATGACGTTCGCACTGTCCGCAGCCGAGCCTGCTCAGGATCTGATCCGCTTCAAAGGGGCCGACACCTTGGGTGCAAAACTGGTGCCGGAACTTGGCGGGGTATACAAGACGAAGCACGGCGGAGCGAAATTCGAAGTTGCAGGGGAAGGATCCGATACGGCATTCAAGGCCCTGTTGGACGGCACTGCCGATATCGGGATGTCCTCGCGGGAGATCAAGCAGGAAGAAGCGGAACTGTTCGAGGAGCGGAAGATCCAACTGCACAAACACCTCGCGGCATATGATTGTCTGGTGATTTTGGTGCACGCGAACAATCCGGTGAACAACCTCACGGCGAAACAAATCGAAGGCCTCTTCACTGGCGATATTACGAACTGGAGGGACGTGGGCGGTATGGATGCCCCGGTTTTGCTACGCACGCGCAATACGGCGTCCGGAAGTTATAAGGAATTCAGCAGAATCGCCATGAATGGTCGTCCCTATGCGAAAGGATCCATCAAGCTCCAAGGCAGCGAGACTCCGGTGCAGGGATTGGTACGGGATGTGAACGCGATCACCTACGCCGGCCTCTCCTATGCCAAAGCCCAAGGCATCAAAACGATTTCCATCAATGGCATCGCGCCACCATTGGATAGGGCAAATGACTATCCGTATATCCGCCCCTGCTATTATTTCATCCGCTCCGATGCTTCGCCAGCCACCAAGGCATTCATGGAATGGGCGACGCAGTCGGCGGAAGCGAAAGCAATTGTCCGTAAGATTGGATTTCTTGCGGCGAAATCATGA
- a CDS encoding TIGR04222 domain-containing membrane protein: MMTNITHTLAEIPVLNWRGPEFLGFYAVSFVIALVWSLVRKNRSMRSFDARGGHPVALTDPYEIAFLAGGASRCGQLAVSRLMQNGTLDWRKGGAFRTAGLVTGGNKQPMNGIEGALYQGAVSHRDTGLPLTSVTSLVTPQLRGIESRLAAMGLRPTISEQRGLGFSVVLPLVGLMLIGVVKIFIGLSREKPVTFLLVAEFLTLLVTLIVASNQKRLTPTGERTLESLRQNYSPAQGTAADAVAMSMGVALLGPAALAGYAALFPESDFSFQKDLAQLGHPGAGTSSGGCSSGCSSGGGGGCGGGGCGGCGGGD; encoded by the coding sequence ATGATGACAAACATTACCCACACGCTTGCGGAGATCCCGGTGCTCAATTGGCGGGGACCCGAGTTTCTCGGATTCTACGCGGTCTCGTTCGTGATCGCACTGGTGTGGTCGCTGGTCCGGAAAAACCGGTCGATGCGTTCCTTCGACGCCAGGGGCGGGCACCCCGTCGCGCTCACCGATCCTTATGAAATCGCATTCCTAGCAGGCGGTGCCAGCCGTTGCGGCCAGCTCGCGGTGTCCCGGTTGATGCAAAACGGAACGCTCGACTGGCGCAAAGGTGGGGCGTTCCGTACCGCCGGATTGGTGACCGGCGGAAACAAGCAGCCAATGAACGGGATCGAAGGCGCGCTCTATCAAGGCGCTGTTTCCCATCGTGACACAGGCCTGCCTCTGACCTCGGTGACCTCATTGGTGACGCCGCAGTTGCGCGGGATCGAGTCGAGGCTGGCCGCCATGGGCCTGAGGCCGACCATTTCCGAACAGAGGGGGCTCGGCTTCTCCGTCGTTCTACCGCTGGTGGGGCTGATGCTGATTGGCGTGGTGAAGATTTTCATCGGCCTGTCCCGGGAGAAACCGGTCACGTTCCTGCTGGTGGCGGAGTTCCTCACGCTGCTTGTCACCTTGATCGTGGCGTCCAACCAAAAACGCCTCACCCCGACCGGCGAGCGGACTTTGGAGTCGCTGCGGCAAAATTATTCCCCAGCACAGGGAACGGCGGCCGATGCCGTGGCCATGAGCATGGGGGTGGCGTTGCTCGGTCCGGCCGCGCTGGCGGGTTATGCCGCTTTGTTCCCCGAAAGCGATTTTTCCTTCCAGAAAGATCTCGCCCAACTTGGCCATCCCGGAGCCGGAACATCGTCCGGAGGATGCTCGAGCGGTTGTTCCAGCGGAGGAGGAGGCGGTTGCGGGGGAGGTGGCTGCGGCGGTTGCGGCGGCGGCGATTGA
- a CDS encoding glycine-rich domain-containing protein, with translation MKHADLNNSNEFSAWLLRVAAFQVDDPQAQFPFTARLAKENGWTLAYAGRVVMEYKRFIALAVAAGHPVTPSEAVDQAWHLHLVYTKSYWNDFCRGVLGRDIHHSPTIGGTEESAKFDDWYRRTLESYRRIFGDEPDPGVWPSPEDRARHAGGGRWIDPQEYWLLRRPTWLRKITRTLFSK, from the coding sequence ATGAAGCACGCGGATTTGAATAACAGCAATGAGTTTTCCGCTTGGTTGCTGCGGGTTGCGGCATTCCAGGTCGACGATCCGCAGGCCCAGTTTCCTTTCACCGCCCGGCTGGCGAAGGAAAACGGATGGACCCTCGCTTACGCCGGCCGGGTGGTGATGGAATACAAGCGCTTCATAGCGCTGGCCGTGGCGGCGGGCCATCCGGTGACACCGTCCGAGGCCGTGGACCAGGCCTGGCACCTCCATCTGGTTTACACGAAGAGCTACTGGAACGACTTCTGCCGCGGGGTGCTCGGTCGGGATATCCATCACTCGCCAACGATCGGCGGTACGGAGGAAAGCGCGAAATTCGACGACTGGTACCGCCGGACGCTTGAAAGCTACCGCCGGATTTTCGGCGACGAGCCGGATCCTGGGGTCTGGCCGTCTCCAGAGGACCGGGCGCGGCATGCTGGCGGCGGCCGATGGATCGATCCACAGGAATATTGGCTCCTCCGCCGGCCGACCTGGCTGCGGAAAATCACACGAACTCTCTTTTCCAAATGA
- a CDS encoding A/G-specific adenine glycosylase, with amino-acid sequence MLKPPWKKDALKVRVAFREALEGWFSENGRDYPWRRTREPYEILISEVMLQQTQIATVLGRGFYTRFLEVFPDVHSLAVAEDERLLKAWEGLGYYRRVRMLRETARAVITEHGGEFPQELEKLMKLPGVGRYTAGALRGFAFDLPSAVVDGNVSRVLSRVMDFSDEVDSPAGMKQMWEWAEILADPEHPRIYNSALMELGQRICRPGVPDCLSCPVAEFCKTREPETLPVKKQKTTVTAVDEHALWLRDRKGRVLLHREGGKRREGLWKLPTREAGEISSLPVLDVSTYTITRYRVTLRAHDGAKLAKDFPPGPDEVWVEAENVMSLAMPSPFRRVIGRLLEES; translated from the coding sequence ATGCTGAAACCACCATGGAAGAAGGATGCTCTAAAGGTGCGCGTGGCGTTCCGGGAGGCGTTGGAGGGGTGGTTTTCGGAAAACGGACGGGATTATCCGTGGCGGCGGACGCGGGAGCCTTATGAGATTTTGATCTCGGAGGTAATGCTCCAGCAGACGCAGATCGCGACGGTGCTGGGCAGGGGATTCTACACGCGGTTTCTGGAGGTTTTCCCCGATGTGCATTCGCTCGCGGTGGCGGAGGATGAGCGGTTGCTGAAGGCGTGGGAAGGACTCGGGTATTACCGGCGGGTGAGGATGCTGCGGGAAACGGCGCGCGCGGTCATCACCGAGCATGGCGGGGAGTTTCCACAGGAGTTGGAAAAGCTCATGAAGCTGCCGGGGGTGGGGCGTTACACCGCGGGGGCGTTGCGTGGGTTCGCGTTCGATCTGCCGTCGGCGGTGGTGGATGGGAATGTCTCGCGGGTCCTGTCACGGGTGATGGATTTTTCTGATGAGGTGGACAGTCCGGCGGGAATGAAACAGATGTGGGAGTGGGCGGAAATCCTGGCCGACCCGGAGCATCCCCGGATTTACAACTCCGCATTGATGGAGCTGGGCCAGCGGATTTGCCGGCCGGGCGTGCCGGATTGCCTGAGCTGCCCGGTGGCGGAATTCTGCAAAACGCGCGAGCCGGAAACGTTGCCCGTGAAAAAACAGAAAACCACGGTGACGGCGGTGGATGAACACGCGCTGTGGCTGCGGGACCGGAAGGGAAGGGTGCTGTTGCACCGGGAAGGCGGGAAGCGGCGCGAAGGGTTGTGGAAGCTGCCCACACGGGAGGCCGGTGAAATTTCATCCCTGCCGGTGCTGGATGTGAGCACCTACACCATCACGCGCTATCGGGTGACGCTGCGGGCTCATGACGGTGCGAAGCTTGCGAAAGATTTCCCACCCGGGCCGGATGAAGTGTGGGTGGAGGCGGAGAACGTGATGTCGCTGGCGATGCCGTCGCCCTTCCGGCGGGTGATCGGGCGATTGTTGGAGGAAAGTTGA
- a CDS encoding S1 family peptidase, whose product MDKFFRMAGVLLAGLLAQACSVSPPPDTVAPNRTTRQMVMERVSAVVVTDQGSLDRWVNRNFSTSQAPGDADGGSAAPITPDGYFLTADHVLAHMADRNVFIIYGQGGRLAPARARVVWRSEHDDLALLHIPVKTPYFYEWTQPDKWLPEGTRVMHGGIATGFSSGDGKLGTTLAPQGGLTRNRRFKIDIPLQPGDSGGPVVDAYGRLVGINSAVEFLVPMETAFFIDSEGNRPNTRSIESLIRQDRLRNGEG is encoded by the coding sequence ATGGATAAATTTTTCAGGATGGCGGGGGTGCTGCTGGCAGGATTGCTGGCGCAGGCCTGCTCGGTTTCTCCGCCTCCCGATACGGTGGCTCCCAACAGAACCACCCGGCAGATGGTCATGGAGCGGGTCAGCGCGGTGGTGGTGACGGACCAGGGCAGCCTGGACCGGTGGGTGAACCGGAATTTCTCGACCTCGCAGGCTCCGGGTGATGCGGATGGCGGATCTGCCGCGCCCATCACCCCGGACGGTTATTTTCTCACCGCCGACCATGTTCTGGCCCACATGGCGGACCGGAATGTCTTCATCATCTACGGCCAGGGCGGCCGTCTGGCCCCGGCCAGGGCACGGGTTGTGTGGCGGTCGGAGCATGATGATCTCGCCCTGCTGCACATCCCGGTGAAGACGCCTTACTTTTACGAATGGACGCAGCCGGACAAATGGCTTCCGGAAGGCACCCGTGTCATGCACGGCGGCATTGCGACGGGATTCAGCTCGGGCGACGGCAAGCTGGGCACGACGCTGGCTCCACAAGGCGGACTGACGCGGAACCGCCGGTTCAAGATCGATATCCCGCTGCAACCCGGAGACAGCGGAGGTCCGGTCGTGGATGCCTATGGGCGGCTGGTCGGCATCAACTCTGCTGTGGAATTCCTGGTGCCGATGGAAACCGCCTTTTTCATTGATTCGGAAGGAAACCGGCCCAACACGCGCTCCATCGAATCCCTGATCCGGCAAGATCGTTTGCGAAATGGCGAAGGCTGA
- a CDS encoding type II secretion system protein, whose amino-acid sequence MKTNHRMRRGFTLVELLVVIVIIAALAGLTAPMVIRQRKKADQTEAVNNARQIGLALFEFETEYGNFPDDDTAKVVAENTESTASSGPDANSKFRQLIRAGIAQSETMFYAKTVYTKKPDNNFNDDSKALENGEVGFSIMMKSDGKGLSAAGNPSRPICATPFTQALAGEFDYDMYDGKAVVLKLDNSVTSLNIIKSSGAVKMNGKNLTQDGEDTVWGAQNSVQWAYPKSK is encoded by the coding sequence ATGAAAACCAATCACAGAATGCGTCGTGGTTTCACCCTGGTGGAACTTCTCGTCGTCATCGTCATCATCGCGGCGCTTGCCGGTCTCACCGCTCCCATGGTCATCCGCCAACGTAAGAAGGCCGACCAAACGGAAGCCGTCAACAACGCCCGCCAGATCGGACTCGCACTTTTCGAGTTCGAGACGGAATACGGCAACTTCCCTGACGACGATACCGCCAAGGTCGTCGCCGAGAACACCGAGAGCACCGCTTCCAGCGGCCCGGACGCGAACTCCAAGTTCCGTCAGTTGATCCGCGCGGGCATCGCCCAATCGGAAACGATGTTCTACGCGAAGACGGTTTACACCAAGAAGCCTGACAACAACTTCAACGATGATTCGAAAGCACTCGAAAACGGTGAAGTCGGCTTCTCCATCATGATGAAATCCGACGGCAAAGGCCTGAGCGCCGCCGGCAACCCATCCCGTCCGATCTGCGCGACTCCGTTCACCCAAGCTCTTGCCGGTGAATTCGACTACGACATGTACGACGGCAAGGCGGTTGTGCTGAAGCTCGACAACAGCGTTACCTCCCTGAACATCATCAAGTCCAGCGGTGCGGTCAAAATGAACGGCAAGAATCTCACCCAAGACGGTGAGGACACCGTTTGGGGTGCTCAGAACTCCGTGCAATGGGCTTATCCGAAGTCCAAGTAA
- the alr gene encoding alanine racemase, with product MNEIFPVSPPRAWAEIDLGALRRNLSVAREAIGGAQMAVVKAGAYGHGLEEIARALATEDIAFFGVANVGEARRIRNAGVDTRIYLLGATWAEEREEIVAREWTPCISSIEEAGQFNRLAAARGIRLKVHLAVDTGMGRGGFVAENLPETLALLERLEHLEIEGLGSHLPSADEDRDFTLRQFEEFHAILASLGGASRFKWVHLANSAGLLGYSAGDCNLSRPGLMLYGISPLDGFQARLSTVMTLKSRVTLVRTLPAGHGVSYGRQFVTRRETRVATIGIGYGDGYPRHVSGKGADVWIRGRRLPILGRVTMDQMMVDVTDAGDVCEGDEVEIFGPNIPVTEIAAKGETIVWEIFTGITPRVMRCYLD from the coding sequence GTGAACGAAATCTTTCCAGTGTCTCCGCCGCGCGCATGGGCGGAGATCGACCTTGGTGCCCTGAGGAGAAACCTGTCCGTCGCCCGTGAAGCCATCGGCGGAGCACAGATGGCGGTGGTGAAGGCGGGTGCCTATGGGCACGGTTTGGAGGAAATCGCGAGAGCTCTGGCGACCGAGGACATCGCGTTTTTCGGAGTTGCGAATGTGGGGGAGGCCCGCCGCATCCGGAATGCGGGGGTGGATACCCGGATTTACCTGCTTGGAGCGACATGGGCGGAAGAGCGCGAGGAAATCGTCGCCCGGGAGTGGACTCCGTGCATATCCTCAATCGAGGAGGCCGGGCAGTTCAACCGCCTTGCCGCCGCACGGGGCATAAGGCTGAAAGTCCATCTTGCGGTGGACACCGGTATGGGACGCGGAGGCTTTGTGGCGGAGAATCTCCCCGAAACGCTGGCATTGCTGGAGCGACTGGAACATTTGGAAATCGAAGGACTCGGCTCGCATCTGCCATCCGCCGATGAGGACCGTGATTTCACCCTGCGGCAGTTTGAGGAGTTTCACGCCATTCTCGCCAGCCTGGGTGGTGCGTCGCGGTTCAAGTGGGTCCATCTTGCGAACAGCGCCGGTTTGCTCGGCTATTCGGCCGGCGATTGCAATCTTTCCAGGCCGGGCCTGATGCTTTATGGAATCTCCCCGCTGGATGGTTTTCAGGCCAGGCTGTCCACCGTGATGACCCTCAAGTCCCGGGTCACGCTGGTGCGGACATTGCCCGCAGGTCACGGGGTTTCATACGGGCGCCAGTTCGTCACCAGGCGCGAAACCCGGGTGGCCACCATCGGCATCGGCTATGGCGACGGCTACCCCCGTCATGTTTCGGGAAAAGGGGCGGATGTGTGGATCCGTGGCCGCCGCCTGCCCATCCTCGGCCGGGTCACCATGGACCAGATGATGGTGGACGTCACGGATGCCGGCGATGTTTGTGAAGGGGATGAGGTGGAAATTTTCGGGCCGAATATTCCGGTGACGGAGATCGCGGCGAAGGGGGAAACCATCGTATGGGAGATTTTCACCGGGATCACTCCCCGGGTGATGCGGTGCTACCTGGATTGA
- a CDS encoding RNA recognition motif domain-containing protein — protein MDIYVGNLPYSATEEDVSGLFAAYGPVERVKIITDRETGRSKGFAFVTLGDQSQLNASIEALNGYDYQGRALRVNASEPKESKPGGFRSGGGGGGGYGGERRGGGGGGYGGGGGGYGGERRGGGGGGYGGDRRGGGGYKGDGGYKGGGGYKGGGGGGWD, from the coding sequence ATGGACATCTACGTGGGCAACCTGCCCTACTCCGCTACTGAAGAAGACGTTTCAGGCCTCTTCGCCGCTTATGGACCTGTCGAACGGGTTAAAATCATCACCGACCGTGAGACTGGCAGATCCAAGGGGTTTGCTTTCGTCACCCTCGGCGACCAGAGCCAACTGAACGCTTCTATCGAAGCACTCAACGGTTACGACTATCAAGGCCGCGCACTCCGCGTGAATGCCTCCGAGCCGAAAGAATCCAAGCCCGGCGGCTTCCGCTCCGGTGGCGGCGGTGGTGGTGGCTACGGCGGCGAGCGCCGCGGTGGTGGTGGCGGCGGCTACGGTGGTGGCGGCGGTGGCTACGGCGGTGAGCGCCGTGGTGGTGGCGGCGGCGGTTACGGCGGAGATCGTCGTGGCGGCGGTGGCTACAAAGGCGACGGCGGCTACAAGGGCGGCGGCGGCTACAAAGGTGGCGGCGGCGGCGGTTGGGATTGA
- the rpsU gene encoding 30S ribosomal protein S21 — protein MRGVIMKKGEPVDRALKRLKTKLDTEGILEEMRRRRAFETPTERKQRKLRSASKRNKIRWRYSNAPAATAETAE, from the coding sequence ATGCGTGGAGTGATCATGAAAAAAGGCGAGCCCGTTGACCGTGCTCTGAAACGCCTCAAGACCAAGCTTGATACCGAGGGCATCCTCGAAGAAATGCGCCGCCGCCGCGCATTTGAGACGCCGACCGAGCGCAAGCAACGCAAGCTTCGTTCCGCATCCAAGCGCAACAAGATCCGTTGGCGCTACTCGAACGCACCGGCAGCCACCGCTGAAACAGCTGAATAA
- a CDS encoding acyl-CoA desaturase, which produces MYRIPFDRVNWTTSSFLIGTALIALVGVPIYLFKVGLDWFQFAMFFFYVTATMMSITVGYHRLFSHLSFKAKLPVRLFTLIFGACAFENSCLNWASDHRRHHKHVDHDEDPYDISKGFFWAHIGWLLFKLNPEPPMDNVADLRKDKWVMLQHDYVHWIGLVVGIVIPTALGYAWNASQGLDPWMGALGGFLIPGIARIVVAQHCTFFINSLCHTVGRQPYSTTHSARDSAIMAFLTFGEGYHNYHHEFQHDYRNGVKPWQWDPSKWTIWTLSKLGLVDGLRRVPDGRILLAEMGEARRKAQKHLAEMREHPHHSPAHRAADAMHELVEKLSANYHELEKSVADRVQLSREVLNAWQDETRSLMRELRRTKASASA; this is translated from the coding sequence ATGTATCGAATCCCATTCGACCGGGTGAATTGGACGACAAGTTCATTTCTCATCGGCACCGCCCTCATCGCCCTCGTCGGCGTTCCCATCTACCTCTTCAAGGTTGGCCTGGATTGGTTCCAGTTCGCGATGTTCTTCTTCTATGTCACCGCGACAATGATGAGCATCACCGTCGGCTACCACCGCCTGTTCTCTCACCTGTCCTTCAAGGCGAAACTGCCCGTCAGGCTCTTCACCCTCATTTTCGGGGCCTGTGCGTTCGAAAACTCCTGTTTGAACTGGGCCTCGGACCACCGCCGCCATCACAAGCACGTCGATCATGACGAGGATCCTTATGATATTTCCAAAGGCTTCTTCTGGGCCCATATCGGCTGGCTGCTCTTCAAGCTCAATCCCGAGCCTCCGATGGACAACGTCGCGGACCTCCGCAAGGACAAGTGGGTGATGCTCCAGCACGATTATGTGCACTGGATCGGTCTCGTCGTAGGGATCGTCATTCCGACCGCGCTTGGGTATGCATGGAACGCCTCGCAAGGCCTTGATCCCTGGATGGGCGCGCTTGGCGGTTTCCTCATCCCCGGCATCGCCCGTATCGTTGTCGCCCAGCATTGCACCTTCTTCATCAACTCGCTCTGCCACACCGTCGGCCGCCAGCCTTACTCCACCACCCACAGCGCGCGTGACAGCGCGATCATGGCGTTCCTCACCTTCGGCGAGGGCTATCACAACTATCACCACGAATTCCAGCATGACTACCGCAACGGCGTGAAGCCATGGCAGTGGGATCCGAGCAAGTGGACCATCTGGACGCTCTCCAAGCTCGGTTTGGTCGACGGTCTCCGCCGTGTGCCGGACGGCCGCATCCTGCTAGCCGAAATGGGCGAGGCCCGCCGGAAGGCCCAGAAGCACCTCGCCGAAATGCGGGAGCATCCACATCACTCGCCCGCCCATCGCGCGGCGGACGCCATGCACGAGCTTGTTGAAAAGCTCTCGGCGAACTATCACGAACTTGAAAAATCCGTCGCCGACCGCGTCCAGCTCTCGCGCGAGGTGCTCAACGCCTGGCAGGATGAAACCCGCAGCCTGATGCGCGAACTCCGCCGCACCAAGGCCTCCGCCTCCGCCTGA